The following proteins are encoded in a genomic region of Ostrea edulis chromosome 7, xbOstEdul1.1, whole genome shotgun sequence:
- the LOC125654051 gene encoding EF-hand calcium-binding domain-containing protein 10-like yields the protein MSSTTSASSVGRDVEAREYLEQHRVLELFNNMTAQLIYKRPENPKKYMIDLLEKLQRSRATKHDYPCLFDDTNIQSVYNMLDPTNRGFITLQQYQEAMTTLGVSPIVENIEGANEDKINFDVFLSQARAGLSKASATFKAT from the exons ATGTCGTCCACAACGAGTGCGAGTTCTGTTGGCCGAGATGTCGAAGCCAGGGAATACCTTGAACAGCATCGTGTTCTGGAACTTTTTAATAACATGACTGCACAGCTTATTTACAAAAGACCTG AGAATCCTAAGAAGTACATGATAGATTTGCTCGAAAAACTTCAGAGATCTAGAGCAACTAAACACGATTATCCCTGTCTCTTTGATGATACGAACATTCAGTCAGTTTACAACATGCTGGACCCAACCAACCGGGGATTTATCACACTGCAACAGTACCAAGAAG CCATGACAACTCTTGGGGTTTCACCTATTGTCGAGAATATTGAGGGAGCAAATGAAGACAAAATTAACTTTGATGTATTTTTGTCGCAAGC gAGAGCGGGATTAAGTAAAGCATCAGCCACATTTAAAGCAACATAA
- the LOC125655412 gene encoding FMRFamide-activated amiloride-sensitive sodium channel-like isoform X1, producing MMRVHCSCGAAFCTSNTYVPVQRRRGQNKEHMKFSPLGKFNYFHDHLKMPSNDARSNAHKTAMAIVQELGSESNAHGLAKIAMSGKTKRKVMWSLLVIIGFTAAAIHLSFLVIKYLQYNVVEVSEMKDGMPVEFPSVTICNTQAMSLTKLKQRMNQNLDITDWINFIYEAKFGEHFSRVESIQGFYENLFQEAHNVGHEINDTLLHCRFNQMPCYPHNFTRYFDGKNYYNCYTFNSKLGKHGMQYMHTTGPQHGLSIVMALDNDDPPLGSYGLYNQESNVGHTAGLRVQVHAPETMPSPMDHGFDIPPGYSSSVGLKAVMNSRKPYPYGNCTYDRLKRYPKYRNTIFSCLQLCKQEIVIRECHCKTSGLPQTASQGNLSYCGTFQNWQSLFLTLSKSGTFNRTHLYNRKLDCEVKVLHRLSNDRSYEVGCQCFQPCQETSYQKSLSLSYWPLEFYQYNALQTFYGILDDTERINNSFMSEAYYNLHEIIKKYEPLARNMTAENQQQMLYADIPMDERQRQIRATQLIHQNLLRLNVYLEDLSVIEFKQMADYDIADLLSDIGGTLGLWMGISILTIMELVELTIRLLGLLFKSENKYPDHHDDHGSANGILEHTADRMIYPHETYDPYTQPEFQSFEKNDYGRTINSDPPDSPV from the coding sequence GGGCCAGAATAAAGAACACATGAAGTTTTCACCTTTAGGAAAGTTTAACTATTTCCACGATCATTTGAAAATGCCATCAAACGATGCTCGGAGTAACGCCCACAAGACAGCCATGGCAATTGTGCAAGAGCTGGGCTCCGAGAGTAATGCTCATGGTCTCGCCAAAATTGCCATGTCGGGAAAAACGAAACGAAAGGTCATGTGGTCTTTGTTGGTGATCATTGGATTTACCGCCGCCGCAATTCATCTGTCGTTCCTTGTGATTAAATATCTGCAGTATAATGTAGTGGAAGTTTCGGAAATGAAAGACGGAATGCCAGTGGAGTTTCCGTCGGTTACGATTTGTAATACGCAAGCAATGTCTCTTACCAAACTAAAGCAGAGGATGAATCAAAATCTGGACATCACGGACTGGATCAATTTTATATATGAGGCAAAGTTTGGTGAACATTTCTCTCGTGTGGAATCTATACAGGGGTTTTATGAGAACTTATTCCAGGAGGCTCATAACGTGGGCCACGAAATAAACGACACCCTTCTTCACTGTCGATTTAATCAAATGCCCTGTTATCCTCACAACTTCACGAGATATTTTGATGGAAAAAATTACTACAACTGTTACACGTTCAACAGTAAACTCGGTAAACACGGGATGCAGTATATGCACACTACAGGGCCCCAGCATGGTCTGTCAATTGTCATGGCACTGGATAATGATGACCCACCACTGGGGAGCTATGGTCTCTATAACCAAGAAAGCAATGTAGGCCACACGGCGGGCCTGAGGGTGCAGGTTCACGCCCCCGAGACGATGCCCAGCCCGATGGATCATGGTTTCGATATTCCGCCTGGTTACTCCTCCTCTGTTGGTCTAAAAGCGGTCATGAATTCTAGGAAACCATATCCCTATGGAAACTGTACGTACGACCGACTGAAAAGATACCCCAAATACAGAAACACCATATTCTCCTGTCTGCAACTGTGTAAGCAAGAGATCGTGATCAGAGAGTGCCATTGTAAAACCTCTGGCCTGCCTCAGACAGCCAGTCAGGGCAATCTCTCCTACTGCGGAACATTCCAGAACTGGCAGTCTCTGTTTCTCACACTCAGCAAGTCCGGCACGTTTAACAGGACGCATCTGTATAACAGGAAGCTGGACTGCGAAGTTAAGGTCCTCCATCGTCTGTCTAACGACCGTAGTTACGAAGTGGGGTGCCAGTGTTTTCAGCCGTGTCAAGAGACCTCCTACCAGAAGTCCTTGTCGTTGTCATACTGGCCCCTCGAGTTTTACCAGTACAACGCTCTACAAACTTTCTATGGGATTTTAGACGACACCGAGAGAATCAACAACTCCTTCATGTCGGAGGCCTATTACAATCTTCatgaaattatcaaaaaatacgAGCCTTTGGCCAGAAACATGACAGCGGAAAATCAACAACAGATGCTGTACGCCGATATACCAATGGATGAACGGCAGAGACAAATCCGAGCTACTCAACTAATTCATCAAAATTTACTTCGTTTAAATGTTTACTTAGAAGATTTAAGTGTCATAGAATTCAAGCAGATGGCTGACTATGACATTGCCGATTTGTTGTCAGATATCGGCGGAACTCTGGGCCTCTGGATGGGAATATCCATTTTGACAATAATGGAGCTAGTGGAACTCACCATCCGACTTTTAGGCCTGCTATTCAAATCCGAAAACAAATACCCAGATCACCATGACGACCATGGATCGGCCAATGGGATCTTAGAACACACTGCTGATCGGATGATTTATCCTCACGAGACTTACGATCCATATACTCAGCCCGAGTTTCagagttttgaaaaaaatgactaCGGGCGGACTATAAACAGTGACCCTCCCGATTCACCCGTCTGA
- the LOC125655412 gene encoding FMRFamide-activated amiloride-sensitive sodium channel-like isoform X3, with protein sequence MKFSPLGKFNYFHDHLKMPSNDARSNAHKTAMAIVQELGSESNAHGLAKIAMSGKTKRKVMWSLLVIIGFTAAAIHLSFLVIKYLQYNVVEVSEMKDGMPVEFPSVTICNTQAMSLTKLKQRMNQNLDITDWINFIYEAKFGEHFSRVESIQGFYENLFQEAHNVGHEINDTLLHCRFNQMPCYPHNFTRYFDGKNYYNCYTFNSKLGKHGMQYMHTTGPQHGLSIVMALDNDDPPLGSYGLYNQESNVGHTAGLRVQVHAPETMPSPMDHGFDIPPGYSSSVGLKAVMNSRKPYPYGNCTYDRLKRYPKYRNTIFSCLQLCKQEIVIRECHCKTSGLPQTASQGNLSYCGTFQNWQSLFLTLSKSGTFNRTHLYNRKLDCEVKVLHRLSNDRSYEVGCQCFQPCQETSYQKSLSLSYWPLEFYQYNALQTFYGILDDTERINNSFMSEAYYNLHEIIKKYEPLARNMTAENQQQMLYADIPMDERQRQIRATQLIHQNLLRLNVYLEDLSVIEFKQMADYDIADLLSDIGGTLGLWMGISILTIMELVELTIRLLGLLFKSENKYPDHHDDHGSANGILEHTADRMIYPHETYDPYTQPEFQSFEKNDYGRTINSDPPDSPV encoded by the coding sequence ATGAAGTTTTCACCTTTAGGAAAGTTTAACTATTTCCACGATCATTTGAAAATGCCATCAAACGATGCTCGGAGTAACGCCCACAAGACAGCCATGGCAATTGTGCAAGAGCTGGGCTCCGAGAGTAATGCTCATGGTCTCGCCAAAATTGCCATGTCGGGAAAAACGAAACGAAAGGTCATGTGGTCTTTGTTGGTGATCATTGGATTTACCGCCGCCGCAATTCATCTGTCGTTCCTTGTGATTAAATATCTGCAGTATAATGTAGTGGAAGTTTCGGAAATGAAAGACGGAATGCCAGTGGAGTTTCCGTCGGTTACGATTTGTAATACGCAAGCAATGTCTCTTACCAAACTAAAGCAGAGGATGAATCAAAATCTGGACATCACGGACTGGATCAATTTTATATATGAGGCAAAGTTTGGTGAACATTTCTCTCGTGTGGAATCTATACAGGGGTTTTATGAGAACTTATTCCAGGAGGCTCATAACGTGGGCCACGAAATAAACGACACCCTTCTTCACTGTCGATTTAATCAAATGCCCTGTTATCCTCACAACTTCACGAGATATTTTGATGGAAAAAATTACTACAACTGTTACACGTTCAACAGTAAACTCGGTAAACACGGGATGCAGTATATGCACACTACAGGGCCCCAGCATGGTCTGTCAATTGTCATGGCACTGGATAATGATGACCCACCACTGGGGAGCTATGGTCTCTATAACCAAGAAAGCAATGTAGGCCACACGGCGGGCCTGAGGGTGCAGGTTCACGCCCCCGAGACGATGCCCAGCCCGATGGATCATGGTTTCGATATTCCGCCTGGTTACTCCTCCTCTGTTGGTCTAAAAGCGGTCATGAATTCTAGGAAACCATATCCCTATGGAAACTGTACGTACGACCGACTGAAAAGATACCCCAAATACAGAAACACCATATTCTCCTGTCTGCAACTGTGTAAGCAAGAGATCGTGATCAGAGAGTGCCATTGTAAAACCTCTGGCCTGCCTCAGACAGCCAGTCAGGGCAATCTCTCCTACTGCGGAACATTCCAGAACTGGCAGTCTCTGTTTCTCACACTCAGCAAGTCCGGCACGTTTAACAGGACGCATCTGTATAACAGGAAGCTGGACTGCGAAGTTAAGGTCCTCCATCGTCTGTCTAACGACCGTAGTTACGAAGTGGGGTGCCAGTGTTTTCAGCCGTGTCAAGAGACCTCCTACCAGAAGTCCTTGTCGTTGTCATACTGGCCCCTCGAGTTTTACCAGTACAACGCTCTACAAACTTTCTATGGGATTTTAGACGACACCGAGAGAATCAACAACTCCTTCATGTCGGAGGCCTATTACAATCTTCatgaaattatcaaaaaatacgAGCCTTTGGCCAGAAACATGACAGCGGAAAATCAACAACAGATGCTGTACGCCGATATACCAATGGATGAACGGCAGAGACAAATCCGAGCTACTCAACTAATTCATCAAAATTTACTTCGTTTAAATGTTTACTTAGAAGATTTAAGTGTCATAGAATTCAAGCAGATGGCTGACTATGACATTGCCGATTTGTTGTCAGATATCGGCGGAACTCTGGGCCTCTGGATGGGAATATCCATTTTGACAATAATGGAGCTAGTGGAACTCACCATCCGACTTTTAGGCCTGCTATTCAAATCCGAAAACAAATACCCAGATCACCATGACGACCATGGATCGGCCAATGGGATCTTAGAACACACTGCTGATCGGATGATTTATCCTCACGAGACTTACGATCCATATACTCAGCCCGAGTTTCagagttttgaaaaaaatgactaCGGGCGGACTATAAACAGTGACCCTCCCGATTCACCCGTCTGA
- the LOC125655412 gene encoding FMRFamide-activated amiloride-sensitive sodium channel-like isoform X2 — MNGYIANGGQNKEHMKFSPLGKFNYFHDHLKMPSNDARSNAHKTAMAIVQELGSESNAHGLAKIAMSGKTKRKVMWSLLVIIGFTAAAIHLSFLVIKYLQYNVVEVSEMKDGMPVEFPSVTICNTQAMSLTKLKQRMNQNLDITDWINFIYEAKFGEHFSRVESIQGFYENLFQEAHNVGHEINDTLLHCRFNQMPCYPHNFTRYFDGKNYYNCYTFNSKLGKHGMQYMHTTGPQHGLSIVMALDNDDPPLGSYGLYNQESNVGHTAGLRVQVHAPETMPSPMDHGFDIPPGYSSSVGLKAVMNSRKPYPYGNCTYDRLKRYPKYRNTIFSCLQLCKQEIVIRECHCKTSGLPQTASQGNLSYCGTFQNWQSLFLTLSKSGTFNRTHLYNRKLDCEVKVLHRLSNDRSYEVGCQCFQPCQETSYQKSLSLSYWPLEFYQYNALQTFYGILDDTERINNSFMSEAYYNLHEIIKKYEPLARNMTAENQQQMLYADIPMDERQRQIRATQLIHQNLLRLNVYLEDLSVIEFKQMADYDIADLLSDIGGTLGLWMGISILTIMELVELTIRLLGLLFKSENKYPDHHDDHGSANGILEHTADRMIYPHETYDPYTQPEFQSFEKNDYGRTINSDPPDSPV; from the coding sequence GGGCCAGAATAAAGAACACATGAAGTTTTCACCTTTAGGAAAGTTTAACTATTTCCACGATCATTTGAAAATGCCATCAAACGATGCTCGGAGTAACGCCCACAAGACAGCCATGGCAATTGTGCAAGAGCTGGGCTCCGAGAGTAATGCTCATGGTCTCGCCAAAATTGCCATGTCGGGAAAAACGAAACGAAAGGTCATGTGGTCTTTGTTGGTGATCATTGGATTTACCGCCGCCGCAATTCATCTGTCGTTCCTTGTGATTAAATATCTGCAGTATAATGTAGTGGAAGTTTCGGAAATGAAAGACGGAATGCCAGTGGAGTTTCCGTCGGTTACGATTTGTAATACGCAAGCAATGTCTCTTACCAAACTAAAGCAGAGGATGAATCAAAATCTGGACATCACGGACTGGATCAATTTTATATATGAGGCAAAGTTTGGTGAACATTTCTCTCGTGTGGAATCTATACAGGGGTTTTATGAGAACTTATTCCAGGAGGCTCATAACGTGGGCCACGAAATAAACGACACCCTTCTTCACTGTCGATTTAATCAAATGCCCTGTTATCCTCACAACTTCACGAGATATTTTGATGGAAAAAATTACTACAACTGTTACACGTTCAACAGTAAACTCGGTAAACACGGGATGCAGTATATGCACACTACAGGGCCCCAGCATGGTCTGTCAATTGTCATGGCACTGGATAATGATGACCCACCACTGGGGAGCTATGGTCTCTATAACCAAGAAAGCAATGTAGGCCACACGGCGGGCCTGAGGGTGCAGGTTCACGCCCCCGAGACGATGCCCAGCCCGATGGATCATGGTTTCGATATTCCGCCTGGTTACTCCTCCTCTGTTGGTCTAAAAGCGGTCATGAATTCTAGGAAACCATATCCCTATGGAAACTGTACGTACGACCGACTGAAAAGATACCCCAAATACAGAAACACCATATTCTCCTGTCTGCAACTGTGTAAGCAAGAGATCGTGATCAGAGAGTGCCATTGTAAAACCTCTGGCCTGCCTCAGACAGCCAGTCAGGGCAATCTCTCCTACTGCGGAACATTCCAGAACTGGCAGTCTCTGTTTCTCACACTCAGCAAGTCCGGCACGTTTAACAGGACGCATCTGTATAACAGGAAGCTGGACTGCGAAGTTAAGGTCCTCCATCGTCTGTCTAACGACCGTAGTTACGAAGTGGGGTGCCAGTGTTTTCAGCCGTGTCAAGAGACCTCCTACCAGAAGTCCTTGTCGTTGTCATACTGGCCCCTCGAGTTTTACCAGTACAACGCTCTACAAACTTTCTATGGGATTTTAGACGACACCGAGAGAATCAACAACTCCTTCATGTCGGAGGCCTATTACAATCTTCatgaaattatcaaaaaatacgAGCCTTTGGCCAGAAACATGACAGCGGAAAATCAACAACAGATGCTGTACGCCGATATACCAATGGATGAACGGCAGAGACAAATCCGAGCTACTCAACTAATTCATCAAAATTTACTTCGTTTAAATGTTTACTTAGAAGATTTAAGTGTCATAGAATTCAAGCAGATGGCTGACTATGACATTGCCGATTTGTTGTCAGATATCGGCGGAACTCTGGGCCTCTGGATGGGAATATCCATTTTGACAATAATGGAGCTAGTGGAACTCACCATCCGACTTTTAGGCCTGCTATTCAAATCCGAAAACAAATACCCAGATCACCATGACGACCATGGATCGGCCAATGGGATCTTAGAACACACTGCTGATCGGATGATTTATCCTCACGAGACTTACGATCCATATACTCAGCCCGAGTTTCagagttttgaaaaaaatgactaCGGGCGGACTATAAACAGTGACCCTCCCGATTCACCCGTCTGA